A stretch of the Cervus canadensis isolate Bull #8, Minnesota chromosome 16, ASM1932006v1, whole genome shotgun sequence genome encodes the following:
- the TRAPPC13 gene encoding trafficking protein particle complex subunit 13 isoform X3, protein MEVNPPKQEHLLALKVMRLTKPTLFTNIPVTCEEKDLPGDLFNQLMRDDPSTVNGAEILMLGEMLTLPQNFGNIFLGETFSSYISVHNDSNQVVKDILVKADLQTSSQRLNLSASNAAVAELKPDCCIDDVIHHEVKEIGTHILVCAVSYTTQGGEKMYFRKFFKFQVLKPLDVKTKFYNAETDEVFLEAQIQNITTSPMFMEKVSLEPSIMYNVAELNSVNQAGECVTTFGSRAYLQPMDTRQYLYCLKPKKEFAEKAGIIKGVTVIGKLDIVWKTNLGERGRLQTSQLQRMAPGYGDVRLSLEAIPDTVNLEEPFHITCKITNCSSERTMDLVLEMCNTNSIHWCGISGRQLGKLHPSSSLCLALTLLSSVQGLQSVSGLRLTDTFLKRTYEYDDIAQVCVVSSAIKVES, encoded by the exons TAATGCGGTTGACCAAGCCTACTTTATTCACCAATATTCCAGTAACATGTGAAGAGAAAGACTTACCTG GAGATCTCTTTAACCAACTTATGAGAGATGATCCTTCAACTGTAAATGGTGCAGAAATTTTAATGTTGGGAGAAATGTTGACCTTACCACAGAATTTTGG GAATATATTTTTGGGAGAGACCTTTTCCAGTTATATCAGCGTCCATAATGATAGCAATCAAGTTGTAAAAGATATATTGGTTAAA GCTGATCTTCAGACAAGTTCTCAGCGTTTGAATCTTTCAGCCTCTAACGCTGCAGTGGCCGAACTTAAACCCGATTGTTGTATTGATGATGTCATACACCATGAAGTAAAGGAAATTGGAACACACAT CTTGGTGTGTGCAGTGAGTTACACAACTCAGGGTggagaaaaaatgtattttagaaaattcttcaagtttcAG GTTCTCAAACCATTGGATGTGAAAACCAAATTTTACAATGCAGAG actgatGAAGTATTTCTTGAAGCCCAGATTCAGAATATTACAACCTCACCCATGTTTATGGAGAAGGTTTCATTGGAGCCATCTATAATGTACAATGTAGCAGAATTAAATTCAGTCAACCAAGCTGGAGAATG TGTAACTACATTTGGGTCAAGAGCATATTTGCAGCCAATGGATACACGCCAGTACTTATACTGCCTAAAACCCAAGAAGGAGTTTGCAGAAAAAGCAGGCATAATTAAGGGAGTAACGGTAATTGGAAAATTGGATATAGTATGGAAAACAAATCTAGGTGAAAGGGGAAGATTACAGACCAGCCAACTTCAAAGAATG gCTCCAGGTTATGGAGATGTTAGGTTGTCTTTGGAAGCAATCCCAGACACTGTAAACCTCGAAGAACCTTTTCATATTACTTGTAAAATAACAAACTGCAG CAGTGAAAGAACAATGGATCTAGTTTTGGAAATGTGCAATACCAATTCTATCCACTGGTGTGGCATTTCAGGAAGACAACTTGGAAAGCTGCATCCAAGTTCCTCTCTCTGCCTTGCCCTCACACTACTGTCTTCAGTACAAGGACTGCAA AGCGTCTCTGGCTTAAGACTAACAGACACATTCTTAAAGAGAACATACGAATATGATGACATCGCACAAGTCTGTGTGGTATCTTCGGCCATTAAAGTGGAAAGTTGA
- the TRAPPC13 gene encoding trafficking protein particle complex subunit 13 isoform X4, with protein sequence MEVNPPKQEHLLALKVMRLTKPTLFTNIPVTCEEKDLPGDLFNQLMRDDPSTVNGAEILMLGEMLTLPQNFGNIFLGETFSSYISVHNDSNQVVKDILVKADLQTSSQRLNLSASNAAVAELKPDCCIDDVIHHEVKEIGTHILVCAVSYTTQGGEKMYFRKFFKFQVLKPLDVKTKFYNAETDEVFLEAQIQNITTSPMFMEKVSLEPSIMYNVAELNSVNQAGECVTTFGSRAYLQPMDTRQYLYCLKPKKEFAEKAGIIKGVTVIGKLDIVWKTNLGERGRLQTSQLQRMAPGYGDVRLSLEAIPDTVNLEEPFHITCKITNCSERTMDLVLEMCNTNSIHWCGISGRQLGKLHPSSSLCLALTLLSSVQGLQSVSGLRLTDTFLKRTYEYDDIAQVCVVSSAIKVES encoded by the exons TAATGCGGTTGACCAAGCCTACTTTATTCACCAATATTCCAGTAACATGTGAAGAGAAAGACTTACCTG GAGATCTCTTTAACCAACTTATGAGAGATGATCCTTCAACTGTAAATGGTGCAGAAATTTTAATGTTGGGAGAAATGTTGACCTTACCACAGAATTTTGG GAATATATTTTTGGGAGAGACCTTTTCCAGTTATATCAGCGTCCATAATGATAGCAATCAAGTTGTAAAAGATATATTGGTTAAA GCTGATCTTCAGACAAGTTCTCAGCGTTTGAATCTTTCAGCCTCTAACGCTGCAGTGGCCGAACTTAAACCCGATTGTTGTATTGATGATGTCATACACCATGAAGTAAAGGAAATTGGAACACACAT CTTGGTGTGTGCAGTGAGTTACACAACTCAGGGTggagaaaaaatgtattttagaaaattcttcaagtttcAG GTTCTCAAACCATTGGATGTGAAAACCAAATTTTACAATGCAGAG actgatGAAGTATTTCTTGAAGCCCAGATTCAGAATATTACAACCTCACCCATGTTTATGGAGAAGGTTTCATTGGAGCCATCTATAATGTACAATGTAGCAGAATTAAATTCAGTCAACCAAGCTGGAGAATG TGTAACTACATTTGGGTCAAGAGCATATTTGCAGCCAATGGATACACGCCAGTACTTATACTGCCTAAAACCCAAGAAGGAGTTTGCAGAAAAAGCAGGCATAATTAAGGGAGTAACGGTAATTGGAAAATTGGATATAGTATGGAAAACAAATCTAGGTGAAAGGGGAAGATTACAGACCAGCCAACTTCAAAGAATG gCTCCAGGTTATGGAGATGTTAGGTTGTCTTTGGAAGCAATCCCAGACACTGTAAACCTCGAAGAACCTTTTCATATTACTTGTAAAATAACAAACTGCAG TGAAAGAACAATGGATCTAGTTTTGGAAATGTGCAATACCAATTCTATCCACTGGTGTGGCATTTCAGGAAGACAACTTGGAAAGCTGCATCCAAGTTCCTCTCTCTGCCTTGCCCTCACACTACTGTCTTCAGTACAAGGACTGCAA AGCGTCTCTGGCTTAAGACTAACAGACACATTCTTAAAGAGAACATACGAATATGATGACATCGCACAAGTCTGTGTGGTATCTTCGGCCATTAAAGTGGAAAGTTGA
- the TRAPPC13 gene encoding trafficking protein particle complex subunit 13 isoform X2, giving the protein MEVNPPKQEHLLALKVMRLTKPTLFTNIPVTCEEKDLPGDLFNQLMRDDPSTVNGAEILMLGEMLTLPQNFGNIFLGETFSSYISVHNDSNQVVKDILVKADLQTSSQRLNLSASNAAVAELKPDCCIDDVIHHEVKEIGTHILVCAVSYTTQGGEKMYFRKFFKFQVLKPLDVKTKFYNAESDLSSVTDEVFLEAQIQNITTSPMFMEKVSLEPSIMYNVAELNSVNQAGECVTTFGSRAYLQPMDTRQYLYCLKPKKEFAEKAGIIKGVTVIGKLDIVWKTNLGERGRLQTSQLQRMAPGYGDVRLSLEAIPDTVNLEEPFHITCKITNCSERTMDLVLEMCNTNSIHWCGISGRQLGKLHPSSSLCLALTLLSSVQGLQSVSGLRLTDTFLKRTYEYDDIAQVCVVSSAIKVES; this is encoded by the exons TAATGCGGTTGACCAAGCCTACTTTATTCACCAATATTCCAGTAACATGTGAAGAGAAAGACTTACCTG GAGATCTCTTTAACCAACTTATGAGAGATGATCCTTCAACTGTAAATGGTGCAGAAATTTTAATGTTGGGAGAAATGTTGACCTTACCACAGAATTTTGG GAATATATTTTTGGGAGAGACCTTTTCCAGTTATATCAGCGTCCATAATGATAGCAATCAAGTTGTAAAAGATATATTGGTTAAA GCTGATCTTCAGACAAGTTCTCAGCGTTTGAATCTTTCAGCCTCTAACGCTGCAGTGGCCGAACTTAAACCCGATTGTTGTATTGATGATGTCATACACCATGAAGTAAAGGAAATTGGAACACACAT CTTGGTGTGTGCAGTGAGTTACACAACTCAGGGTggagaaaaaatgtattttagaaaattcttcaagtttcAG GTTCTCAAACCATTGGATGTGAAAACCAAATTTTACAATGCAGAG agTGACCTCAGTTCTGTg actgatGAAGTATTTCTTGAAGCCCAGATTCAGAATATTACAACCTCACCCATGTTTATGGAGAAGGTTTCATTGGAGCCATCTATAATGTACAATGTAGCAGAATTAAATTCAGTCAACCAAGCTGGAGAATG TGTAACTACATTTGGGTCAAGAGCATATTTGCAGCCAATGGATACACGCCAGTACTTATACTGCCTAAAACCCAAGAAGGAGTTTGCAGAAAAAGCAGGCATAATTAAGGGAGTAACGGTAATTGGAAAATTGGATATAGTATGGAAAACAAATCTAGGTGAAAGGGGAAGATTACAGACCAGCCAACTTCAAAGAATG gCTCCAGGTTATGGAGATGTTAGGTTGTCTTTGGAAGCAATCCCAGACACTGTAAACCTCGAAGAACCTTTTCATATTACTTGTAAAATAACAAACTGCAG TGAAAGAACAATGGATCTAGTTTTGGAAATGTGCAATACCAATTCTATCCACTGGTGTGGCATTTCAGGAAGACAACTTGGAAAGCTGCATCCAAGTTCCTCTCTCTGCCTTGCCCTCACACTACTGTCTTCAGTACAAGGACTGCAA AGCGTCTCTGGCTTAAGACTAACAGACACATTCTTAAAGAGAACATACGAATATGATGACATCGCACAAGTCTGTGTGGTATCTTCGGCCATTAAAGTGGAAAGTTGA
- the TRAPPC13 gene encoding trafficking protein particle complex subunit 13 isoform X1, producing the protein MEVNPPKQEHLLALKVMRLTKPTLFTNIPVTCEEKDLPGDLFNQLMRDDPSTVNGAEILMLGEMLTLPQNFGNIFLGETFSSYISVHNDSNQVVKDILVKADLQTSSQRLNLSASNAAVAELKPDCCIDDVIHHEVKEIGTHILVCAVSYTTQGGEKMYFRKFFKFQVLKPLDVKTKFYNAESDLSSVTDEVFLEAQIQNITTSPMFMEKVSLEPSIMYNVAELNSVNQAGECVTTFGSRAYLQPMDTRQYLYCLKPKKEFAEKAGIIKGVTVIGKLDIVWKTNLGERGRLQTSQLQRMAPGYGDVRLSLEAIPDTVNLEEPFHITCKITNCSSERTMDLVLEMCNTNSIHWCGISGRQLGKLHPSSSLCLALTLLSSVQGLQSVSGLRLTDTFLKRTYEYDDIAQVCVVSSAIKVES; encoded by the exons TAATGCGGTTGACCAAGCCTACTTTATTCACCAATATTCCAGTAACATGTGAAGAGAAAGACTTACCTG GAGATCTCTTTAACCAACTTATGAGAGATGATCCTTCAACTGTAAATGGTGCAGAAATTTTAATGTTGGGAGAAATGTTGACCTTACCACAGAATTTTGG GAATATATTTTTGGGAGAGACCTTTTCCAGTTATATCAGCGTCCATAATGATAGCAATCAAGTTGTAAAAGATATATTGGTTAAA GCTGATCTTCAGACAAGTTCTCAGCGTTTGAATCTTTCAGCCTCTAACGCTGCAGTGGCCGAACTTAAACCCGATTGTTGTATTGATGATGTCATACACCATGAAGTAAAGGAAATTGGAACACACAT CTTGGTGTGTGCAGTGAGTTACACAACTCAGGGTggagaaaaaatgtattttagaaaattcttcaagtttcAG GTTCTCAAACCATTGGATGTGAAAACCAAATTTTACAATGCAGAG agTGACCTCAGTTCTGTg actgatGAAGTATTTCTTGAAGCCCAGATTCAGAATATTACAACCTCACCCATGTTTATGGAGAAGGTTTCATTGGAGCCATCTATAATGTACAATGTAGCAGAATTAAATTCAGTCAACCAAGCTGGAGAATG TGTAACTACATTTGGGTCAAGAGCATATTTGCAGCCAATGGATACACGCCAGTACTTATACTGCCTAAAACCCAAGAAGGAGTTTGCAGAAAAAGCAGGCATAATTAAGGGAGTAACGGTAATTGGAAAATTGGATATAGTATGGAAAACAAATCTAGGTGAAAGGGGAAGATTACAGACCAGCCAACTTCAAAGAATG gCTCCAGGTTATGGAGATGTTAGGTTGTCTTTGGAAGCAATCCCAGACACTGTAAACCTCGAAGAACCTTTTCATATTACTTGTAAAATAACAAACTGCAG CAGTGAAAGAACAATGGATCTAGTTTTGGAAATGTGCAATACCAATTCTATCCACTGGTGTGGCATTTCAGGAAGACAACTTGGAAAGCTGCATCCAAGTTCCTCTCTCTGCCTTGCCCTCACACTACTGTCTTCAGTACAAGGACTGCAA AGCGTCTCTGGCTTAAGACTAACAGACACATTCTTAAAGAGAACATACGAATATGATGACATCGCACAAGTCTGTGTGGTATCTTCGGCCATTAAAGTGGAAAGTTGA
- the SHLD3 gene encoding shieldin complex subunit 3: MTTEVILHYRPYESDPTQLPKIAEKSIQDFPTRPLLRFIPWFPHDGSRLPLKPKRSPPGISEEAAEDVRQYLAISEHSIKSQSYDCTVDLLEFQPNLKRKKHLIQSHTLNEQTNSGSLEKQAEKEKRHKKRSWSVSSLPSSNCTENVFPLSKKLQDNLKALNLHSFYRARWTIDHTICNNQTLEDIWAKLNRIIRHNELPSCNATIQRHLGQIWVFCDIMYCEYVGNLLKGRLALTGKINLFVHKYGVIFSM; this comes from the coding sequence ATGACTACAGAAGTAATATTACATTATCGACCATATGAGAGTGATCCCACACAACTgccaaaaattgcagagaaatCAATTCAAGACTTTCCTACACGTCCGCTATTGAGATTTATTCCTTGGTTTCCACATGATGGGTCCAGACTTCCACTCAAACCTAAAAGATCACCGCCTgggatttctgaagaggcagctGAAGATGTGAGACAGTACTTAGCCATTTCAGAACATAGTATTAAATCACAGAGTTATGATTGCACAGTAGATCTGTTGGAGTTTCAACccaatttgaaaagaaagaagcacTTAATACAATCACACACGCTGAATGAACAGACTAATTCTGGAAGTCTGGAGAaacaggcagaaaaagaaaaacggCACAAGAAAAGGTCTTGGAGTGTATCATCACTTCCCAGCAGTAATTGTactgaaaatgtttttcctttgtcTAAAAAATTGCAAGATAATCTAAAGGCACTAAATTTGCACTCATTTTATAGAGCAAGATGGACAATAGATCACACTATTTGTAACAACCAGACTCTGGAAGACATTTGGGCAAAACTCAATCGAATTATCAGGCACAATGAACTTCCATCTTGTAATGCTACAATTCAGAGACATTTAGGCCAGATATGGGTGTTCTGTGATATTATGTACTGTGAATATGTGGGGAATCTTCTTAAAGGAAGATTAGCTCTTACTgggaaaattaatttatttgtgcaTAAATATGGTGTTATTTTTAGTATGTAA